From a single Coturnix japonica isolate 7356 chromosome 25, Coturnix japonica 2.1, whole genome shotgun sequence genomic region:
- the LOC107324437 gene encoding ammonium transporter Rh type B isoform X2: MAERAAARLHLSGLCFFLQLLTIVLFATFVRYNPESSKLCSTEPSCNQKDPSPTLGYPRFRDAHLRALLGFGFLLAFLSRYGVGSVAGSLLIVAFTIQWAILAQGLFYFSQNSKIYVSTQSMVSADFCTAAILISIGAVLGRVNPIQMLLMALLEVPLFACNEYILRSFLMVSDSGGSLTIHTFGAYFGLMVSRVLHRPHKDKKKEQQDVGHQPDVFAVVGTICLWIFWPSFASATTTQDSAEPWAVLNLYFSLAASTLATVILWPILYEEGTLQVAQLQDATLASAAVMGMAGEMLSTPFGALTAGFLASQLSLLSSRFLSLLSIHPPAHPTIQAENRGHLWSAQRPWAAGDPWYLLGDAAGIVGHGGCIR, from the exons ATGGCTGAGCGTGCTGCTGCAAGGCTGCACCTCTCTGGGCTGTGTTTCTTCCTCCAGCTTCTCACCATCGTCCTCTTCGCCACCTTTGTCCGGTATAACCCGGAGAGCTCCAAACTCTGCTCCACTGAACCAAGCTGCAACCAGAAAGACCCCAGCCCGACTTTGGGGTACCCCC GGTTCCGGGATGCCCACCTCCGAGCTCTCCTTGGCTTTGGCTTCCTACTGGCCTTCCTCAGCCGCTATGGGGTGGGCAGCGTGGCTGGCAGCCTCCTCATCGTGGCCTTCACCATCCAGTGGGCCATACTGGCCCAGGGGCTCTTTTACTTCTCCCAGAACAGCAAGATTTATGTGAGCACGCAGAG CATGGTCAGTGCTGACTTCTGCACCGCAGCAATCCTCATCTCCATCGGGGCTGTTCTGGGCAGGGTGAATCCTATCCAGATGCTGCTGATGGCTCTCCTGGAGGTGCCCCTATTTGCTTGCAATGAATACATCCTGCGGAGCTTCCTGATG GTAAGCGACAGTGGAGGCTCCTTGACCATCCACACTTTTGGTGCTTATTTTGGCTTGATGGTTTCACGCGTCTTGCACCGGCCCCACAAGGACaagaagaaagagcagcaggatgtgGGGCACCAGCCCGATGTCTTTGCTGTGGTTG GAACCATTTGCCTGTGGATCTTCTGGCCCAGCTTTGCCTCAGCAACCACAACCCAAGACAGCGCCgagccctgggctgtgctgaacCTTTACTTCTCTCTGGCAGCAAGCACCCTGGCCACTGTCATCCTCTGGCCCATCCTGTATGAGGAGGGCACACTGCAGGTG GCCCAGCTTCAAGATGCCACCTTGGCCAGCGCAGCCGTGATGGGGATGGCAGGGGAGATGCTGTCCACCCCCTTTGGGGCCCTCACAGCAGGTTTCCTGGCCAGCCAGCTTTCCCTTCTCAGCTCCAGGTTCCTCTCG cTCCTCTCCATTCATCCCCCAGCCCATCCTACGATCCAGGCTGAAAACCGAGGACACTTGTGGAGTGCACAACGTCCATGGGCTGCCGGGGATCCTTGGTACCTTCTTGGGGACGCTGCTGGCATCGTTGGCCACGGCGGATGTATTCGGTGA
- the LOC107324437 gene encoding ammonium transporter Rh type B isoform X1 produces the protein MAERAAARLHLSGLCFFLQLLTIVLFATFVRYNPESSKLCSTEPSCNQKDPSPTLGYPRFRDAHLRALLGFGFLLAFLSRYGVGSVAGSLLIVAFTIQWAILAQGLFYFSQNSKIYVSTQSMVSADFCTAAILISIGAVLGRVNPIQMLLMALLEVPLFACNEYILRSFLMVSDSGGSLTIHTFGAYFGLMVSRVLHRPHKDKKKEQQDVGHQPDVFAVVGTICLWIFWPSFASATTTQDSAEPWAVLNLYFSLAASTLATVILWPILYEEGTLQVAQLQDATLASAAVMGMAGEMLSTPFGALTAGFLASQLSLLSSRFLSPILRSRLKTEDTCGVHNVHGLPGILGTFLGTLLASLATADVFGDRLELVFPLVADGSRTTAEQAQWQLLGLVVTLLLAAFGGGITGALLRTKMLRTPPEKNEIESKALREVDEDGCDHQAGREERGTIV, from the exons ATGGCTGAGCGTGCTGCTGCAAGGCTGCACCTCTCTGGGCTGTGTTTCTTCCTCCAGCTTCTCACCATCGTCCTCTTCGCCACCTTTGTCCGGTATAACCCGGAGAGCTCCAAACTCTGCTCCACTGAACCAAGCTGCAACCAGAAAGACCCCAGCCCGACTTTGGGGTACCCCC GGTTCCGGGATGCCCACCTCCGAGCTCTCCTTGGCTTTGGCTTCCTACTGGCCTTCCTCAGCCGCTATGGGGTGGGCAGCGTGGCTGGCAGCCTCCTCATCGTGGCCTTCACCATCCAGTGGGCCATACTGGCCCAGGGGCTCTTTTACTTCTCCCAGAACAGCAAGATTTATGTGAGCACGCAGAG CATGGTCAGTGCTGACTTCTGCACCGCAGCAATCCTCATCTCCATCGGGGCTGTTCTGGGCAGGGTGAATCCTATCCAGATGCTGCTGATGGCTCTCCTGGAGGTGCCCCTATTTGCTTGCAATGAATACATCCTGCGGAGCTTCCTGATG GTAAGCGACAGTGGAGGCTCCTTGACCATCCACACTTTTGGTGCTTATTTTGGCTTGATGGTTTCACGCGTCTTGCACCGGCCCCACAAGGACaagaagaaagagcagcaggatgtgGGGCACCAGCCCGATGTCTTTGCTGTGGTTG GAACCATTTGCCTGTGGATCTTCTGGCCCAGCTTTGCCTCAGCAACCACAACCCAAGACAGCGCCgagccctgggctgtgctgaacCTTTACTTCTCTCTGGCAGCAAGCACCCTGGCCACTGTCATCCTCTGGCCCATCCTGTATGAGGAGGGCACACTGCAGGTG GCCCAGCTTCAAGATGCCACCTTGGCCAGCGCAGCCGTGATGGGGATGGCAGGGGAGATGCTGTCCACCCCCTTTGGGGCCCTCACAGCAGGTTTCCTGGCCAGCCAGCTTTCCCTTCTCAGCTCCAGGTTCCTCTCG CCCATCCTACGATCCAGGCTGAAAACCGAGGACACTTGTGGAGTGCACAACGTCCATGGGCTGCCGGGGATCCTTGGTACCTTCTTGGGGACGCTGCTGGCATCGTTGGCCACGGCGGATGTATTCGGTGACAG GCTGGAGCTCGTCTTCCCATTAGTAGCCGACGGCAGCCGCACGACGGCTGAGCAGGCACAGTGGCAGCTATTGGGGCTCGTCGtcaccctgctgctggctgccttcGGGGGAGGCATCACGG GTGCCCTCCTGAGAACGAAGATGCTGAGGACTCCCCCCGAGAAGAACGAGATAGAGAGCAAAGCCCTACGGGAG gtCGATGAGGATGGATGTGACCACCAGGCAGGCAGAGAGGAGCGAGGAACCATCGTTTGA